The nucleotide sequence TCCCCCGCAGTCAGCCAGGCATCACTGAAGTGCCATTCCGGGTGATTGGGAGAGTCCGGCAAATACTGGGTTTCAATCGCAATGCCCTGATGCTGTTGATAACACCCATCACGCCCGGGTGTGCCTGCCAGTGCATTGCCGGTATAAATCTGAACCGCAGGCTTAGTGGTCCTCACTGTCATGGATACCTGTTCGTCTTCTGATACCAGTTCAACGGCTGTCCCTGTGCCGATAACGTCATCATCGAGGACAAAGGCATGGTCATAACCGCCCGCCTGTTGCTGATCCGCATCCAGCAGCAAATCCTGACGAACAGGCTTGCCCTTGCCAAAATCGAATCCGGTTCCGGCAACCGCCCGCAGTTCACCGGTCGGAATCCTATCCGAATCGGTTACGACATAGCGTTGTGCATGGACGGTTAAACGGTGATCCAGGCAGTCAGAACCGGACTCAGCCCCAGACAGATTGAAATAGGCATGATTGGTGAGATTCACCGGCGTGTCTTCATCCGTGTGTGCCTGGTAGTCGAAAATCACCTGATTCGATGCATTGAGTGACACAGTCACAGAAACCGTCAAGTGGCCGGGGAAGCCCTGATCGCCCGCCGGTGATGACCCACTGAAACGGATCATGGCGTCTGAACATTCTTCTACCTGCCAGCGCTGCCTGTCAAATCCGTGCGGGCCGCCGTGCAGGCAATGGGCATTTTCATTCGCCAGCAGACTGAAGACTTTGCCATTGCGGCTGAAGCGGCTGTTGCCAATCCGGTTCGCAAAGCGTCCCACCGTCGCGCCGAGATACGCTGTCTGACGCTGGTAATCAGCCAGAGTACGGCAGCCCAGCAGCACTTCACGGCGACCGCAGCGCAACGGTAAAGTGCAGCTGACCCAAGTCGCCCCAATATCCATGAAGGTGGCTGTCATGCCATTGGCATTGGATAAAGTGAACACCCGAGCCGGTTGACCGTCTTCTGCTGCACCGGCTGTCAGGTCGGCAGTCAATTGCTGCACAAAGTCATCACTGAGCATTAAGTACGTCCTGTTGCAGCAAAACGCTTTTCAGCACACCGGCACCTGCCATTGGCTGACAGACATAGATGCTGGCCTGCAGCCCGGTTGCGTTTTCGTACTGCGCTTCAACAGCCCGCTGGACAGCGTCGACCAGTTCCGCAGGCACCAGCGCGACCACGCATCCGCCAAAACCGCCGCCTGTCATGCGCACACCGCCCCGCTCGCCAATTGCTGCTTTCACTATGTCTACCAGGGTGTCGATTTCCGGTACTGTGATTTCAAAATCATCCCGCATCGACTGATGAGAGTCCGCCATCAGCTGGCCAAGCGTTGCCAGATCCCCCTGCTCTAATGCTTCAGCCGCACGCAGGGTACGCGCATTTTCAGTGATAATGTGTTTGGCCCGGCGGGCAACCACCTCATCCAGTTGCTCCGCCTGAGCCTGAAACCTGGAGATATCCACATCCCTGAGCGCTTTTACGCCAAAGGCCTGCGCAGCGGCTTCGCATTGCTGACGACGGGTGTTGTATTCACTGCCGACTAATCCGCGTTTTTTGTTGCTGTTGATGATCACCACCGACAACTCAGGCGGCAGAGAGACAGCCTTGGTCTCTAATGAACGGCAGTCGATTAACAGCGCATGTCCCGCTTCGCCTTCAGCAGAAATCAGCTGATCCATAATGCCGCAATTGCATCCGACAAACTGGTTTTCAGCCTGCTGACCGATTAAAGCAATTTCCTGCTGTGTCAGTGACAGATCGAACATAGCGTTAAACGTCTGCCCGATCACCACTTCCAGCGCCGCGGATGAGCTCAGCCCCGCGCCCTGGGGCACATTACCGCTGACCGCAATATCAATCCCGCCCAATTCACAACCACGCGACTGCAGACAGTCAATCACACCGCGAATGTAGTTGACCCACAGGCAATCTTTGTCAAACACCAGGGGCTGAGAAAGATCGAACGTATTGATCTCCCCCTGATAGTCGAGAGCCATCACCCGCACACACTGATCGTCACGTCGGCTTGCGGCCACCATGGTTTGATAATCAATGGCGCACGGCAGAACAAAACCATCATTGTAATCTGTGTGCTCACCAATCAGATTCACGCGTCCCGGCGCCTGGATCAGGTGGGAAGGTGAATAGCCAAACCCCTCAACAAAGGCGGTTTCAAGGCGATTGACGAGCTGTTCTTCCCGGCTGTATGTCGTCATGACTGCTTTTCCTTACTCATATTTGCTTCGCGATAGTGGACATCGCTGACAGCCCGCAGTCTTTCTGCGGCCTGTTCTGGCGTTAAATCACGCTGGCTTTCTGCCAGCATTTCGTAGCCAACCATGAATTTCTTGACACTCGCTGAGCGTAACAATGGCGGGTAAAACAAGGCGTGCAATTGCCAATGGTCCAGATCATGACTGTCCGTGTCGCTGTGCTCAAAGAAAGGGGCGAAATGCCATCCCATTGAATATGGGAATGGACACTGAAACAGATTGTCATAACGACTGGTGAGCTTTTTCAGCGCCAGTGCCAGATCTTCACGCTGCACAACAGACAACTCGCTCATTCTGCGAATCTGTGTTTTCGGCAGCAGCAAGGTTTCAAACGGCCAGGCTGCCCAATAAGGAACGACCGCCAGCCAGTGCTCGGTCTCCACTACCGTTCTGCTGCCATCGGCCAGTTCCGAGTTGACATAATCCAGCAGCAACGGCCTGCCGTGCCGCTGGAAATAGTCGCGCTGATACTGATCTTTCACCGCCACTTCGTTGGGCAGAAAGCTGTTGGCCCAGATTTGCCCGTGCGGATGCGGTTGCGAGCAGCCCATGATGGCGCCTTTGTTTTCAAAGGCCTGTACCCAAAGAAAGCGCTGACCTAGTTCTTCAATCTGGCTGTCCCAGGTATTGACGATCTCGGTAATGGCCGACAGGGGCAATTCAGGCAGCGTTTTACTGTGATCCGGTGAGAAACACACCACCCGGCTCAGCCCCTGAACGGATTGAAACTGAAACAGGCTGGTTCCTTCGCTGCTGGCAGACGGCGTGTCTGGCATTAACGCAGCATGATCGTTGTTGAAGACATAAGTCCCGGTATAAGCCGGGTTCACATCACCCGACACCCGGGTATTGCCTGCACACAAGAAGCACTCGCTGTCGTAAGGCTGATCCGGTGCCACCGCTTGCGATTCATCTGCACCTTGCCAGGGCCTTTTCGCCCGGTGGGGCGACACCAGTACCCACTGACCGGTCAGCGGGTTCAAACGCCGGTGCGGATGTTCGCTTGCATCAAATACGTCTGTAAACATAGTGACTGAATGCCTTCTTATCGTGGTGACTTACAATGAGCAGCAGTGTAGCAATCCGCCGCTCAGGGAGACTGTTACCTTTCTCACACAGTGGAAACGTTTACAAATTAATTGAAAAAACACAATCCATGTTCGGAATTAATCTTTCCAAGATACGTAACATTTGAAATAAACCCAATGTAAACGTTTATCAATATACACTCTGGCCAGGCGAATCTCCCTGAGAAGAAAAATGCAGCTGGTAGCGGTATTCTGGCTGTGTGAGCAGATCATCCGGCTTCACACTCGGGCTCCAGGAGTCGTCGCCCCCCACGCCCATATGTTGGTGATCAAGCTGTACATACCACTGCCCATCGGCTTTGAGGTGATGATCATGCTTCGCATCAGCCAGCATCTGCGCCGGATAACGGCTGACGCTGAAGTGAAAGTCGCCACGGATGACTAACTCTCCGACAGACAGCATTCGCGTCTGACAGCGCAGACCATTTTCTGACGGAAAGATATAAGGCGTATGCAGATCGTCGATACCAGCCTGATATTCGCCAAACCGCGCCGCTTCCGATCGGTCCGGATAATTTTCAAACGGCCCCAGTCCTTGCCAGACAATGGCAGCACTCAGGCCTGTCTGCTCAACCACAAAACCATCGATCGTGAACGCCACTCCCACCCGGGGTAACGGGGGCAAATGCGGCGCCGGTTTGACATGAATATCAACCGACAGGTTGCCTTCGGCATCCAGGGTGTATTGCCAGTGCGTCACGGCCACTCGCTTTTCGCCGTAAACGTATTCAAAATCCGCTTCGACTTTGATGGCTGCGGACGTCTGGCTATTGAGGGGGAATGTCTGGCTGGCCTCGCAGCGCACACATCGCCTTTCCCAGTGGCCTATCCCTGCGTTTGCCCAGCGGCTGACATAGGCCCGGGGATCCACATTGTCGGCTTCACTGGTACCAATATCGTTATCTAACGGAGCCCGGAAAAAGTTGTCTGTCATCGGGGCGGATAGTTTTGCCCTGCCCTTTGCTAACCAGTGAGTGAGCAAACCTGTCCGGCGATCCCAGCTCAGGCTAAAGTCCTGTCCGGAGACTGAAATGACGCTGTCAGACTGGAGAACCGTTCGGAATGTGCCCAGTGAGCGTTCGGCAGGGATCGCAGATAACAGCGAAAGCGGGTTAGGCACACAAAACTGTTCGGTTGCAATGACTGTCCCTGCTTCCGCCCAGCCGCAATCTTGTGTCAGCACCAGATCCAGATCGAGATGATACAACTTGCCAGGCTGACAACTGACGTCAAAATGCACCTCAAAAGTGGCCGTCTCACCCGGCCCCAGCAGCAAAGCCTGCCTCTGGCTGGCCACCGGCTTTCCGTCTTCTTTCAGCGTCCACAAACAGGTTTCGTTGTCTGTGGCACGGAACAGCCATTCACTGGTGATTGACACCTGGCAGCGAATACCGCGCTCGCTGTGTGCTGTATCGGTGAGTTGCGCCTGAATAGACTGCTGGCAGTATCTGGCTTCGTAAAAAGCCGGGTGCGGTGTCCGGTCCGGAAACATCAGGCCGTTGATGCAGAACTGACGATCATTGGGCTGATCACCGAAATCGCCGCCATAGGCCCAGAAATGACGGTCATTGTCATCAAACTGGCTGATCCCCTGATCAACCCAGTCCCAGACAAAACCGCCCTGAAGGCGCGGGTACTGCCGGAACGCCTGCCAGTAGTCGGCAAACCCGCCGAGACTGTTTCCCATAGCATGGGCATATTCACACAGGATTAACGGGCGTTGTTCACCCGGTAACGACAGCCATTTTTTTATCGCCCATTTAGGTACAGCCTCAAACGGCTGATCCTCATCCACTCTGGCATACATAGGACAAATAATATCGGTCGCGGCGGTATCGGCCCCGCCCCCTTCATACTGAACCGGACGAGAGGGATCCCTGTCTTTTGACCAGGCATACATCGCAGTATGCGTGCTGCCATAACCGGACTCATTACCCAGAGACCACACAATAATGCAGGGGTGATTTTTATCCCGCTCAACCATGCCTGTATAGCGAGCCATCATTGCGGACTGCCAGTCAGTGTCGCTGGCCAGCCGTCCCATCGGAAACATGCCGTGCGTTTCGATATTGGCTTCATCGCACACGTACAGCCCGTATTCATCGCACAGTTCATACCAGCGCGGGTGATTGGGATAATGCGCCGTCCGGACCGCATTGAAATTCCCCTGTTTGAGCAGGCGGATATCTTCAATCATGTCCACTTCGGTCACGGCATGTCCGCGTTCCGGATGGTGCTCATGACGGTTCACGCCGCGGATCAGCAAAGGTTTGCCGTTCAGACAAAGCTGACCTTGCAGCATTTCAATTTGCCGGAACCCGACCGCATAGGCTTCAACATCCAGTACCTGCCCATGGTTATCGAGCAGCGTAATCACGCAGCGGTACAGATTCGGTGACTCTGCACTCCACTGCAGCGGCGCTGCCACAGACAACTGGTGGTAGACCCTGTCGTTCCACCCCCCTTTTTCATCAATCACGCGCTCGTTCGGCCTGGCGAAGACACGGTCTGTGACAGGCTCACCACGGTAAAACAGCTGCGCAGCGACCTGATAGTCGCTCGGTTTCGACAAGCGGGTGACAATATCCAGCCGACCGTCCCGGTAACAGGCGTCCAGCGCGGGGGTCATGAACACATCTTCAATCCCCAATTCTGGTTTTGTCAGCAGATAGACATCGCGAAAAATTCCGCTCAGCCACCACATGTCCTGATCTTCAAGATAACTGCCGTCGCTCCAGCGCATCACCATCACCGCAAGCACATTCTCACCGAGCTTCAGATACGGGCTCAGATCAAACTCAGCAGGCAACCGACTGTCCTGGGAATATCCCACCCAATGGCCGTTACACCACAGATGAAAAGCTGAGTTCACGCCATCAAACACAATCCGGGTCCGCTGGGATAACTGGACATCATCAATGTGAAACTCACGGCGATAACAGCCTGTTGGATTCTCTGACGGGACAAAAGGCGGATTCAGCGCAAAAGGGTATTTGATATTGGTGTAGATGGGCCTGTCATGCCCTTCCAATTGCCAGTTGGACGGCACATAAATCGTCGTCCAGCCAGACGGGTCGAAAGCCGACTCGGGAAAATCAGCAGGGACTGACTCGGGTTTATCGTACAGGCAGAACGCCCAGTCACCATTGAGAGTGCGGCGATTACTGTCGCCCTGGTGCAAAGCGTCGGTTTCAGACGCATAGCTGAATAATGGGCTGTGCGCCTGAATCCGGTTTCTCTGAACCGAATGCGGGTTTTCCCAGTCGCGGCGCGCCAGAATCTCAGAAAAAGACAGCATGGAGTGTCCTCGGCATTTTCCGATTCGTTAACAATGCACACAGACAGCGACACCAGGATGAAAAAACGGGTGCGCTGTCTGCATCGGGTTCGCTTATTTCTTGTTCGCGTACTTCATCGAGTCGAGGGCGACCGCAAAAATGATGATGCCGCCTTTAATGATGTACTGCCAGTAAGGGCTGACACCAATATAGGTCATCCCGTAATTGATGATGGTAAAAATCAGCACCCCGGTTACCACACCGATCACACTCCCCACGCCACCGGCGAAGGACACGCCGCCAACCACACAGGCCGCGATGGCATCCAGCTCATACATGAAACCCAGGTTGTTGGTTGCCGAGCCGATACGCCCCGCTTCCAGCATGCCGCCGAAGGCGTAAAACACACCAGACAGCGCGTAAATTTTCAGGAGTGTCACCGGTACATTCACACCCGAGACTTTCGCCGCTTCCGGGTTACCGCCAATCGCAAAGATATTTTTGCCAAATACCGTTTTATTCCACAGTACCCACACCACGCCAATGGCAATCACGGCGTAGAAGGTCAGGTAAGACAGCCTGAAACTGCCCAACCGGATGAATCCCTGTGCAAACTCTGAAAAGCGCGGATCAAACCCGGCGATTGGTGAAGCCCCCACTGAATCAAAATACAGCGAGTTGACCCCGTAGACGATGATCATGGTCCCCAGCGTGGCAATAAACGGCGTCACCCGCATGTAGGCGACAATAAAGCCATTCACTAAACCTATCAGGGCACCGACAGCACAAACCGCAATAATGACAGCCACAATCGGGATCTGACCCAGATCCGGGAAGACTTTGTTGACGTTGTCTGATGCCTGCAGCAAAGTTGCAGACAGCACTGCTGCAAGCCCCACCTGACGACCGGCGGACAAGTCTGTGCCCTGAGTAATAATCAGGCCAGCCACACCCAGTGCAATGATGATACGAACGGAAGACTGGGTCAGAATATTACTTAAATTTCTCAAACTTAAAAAAGACGGTTCCTGAATCACGATAATCGCGAGCAGAATAAAAAGCACTGCATAAATACCGCCGGCTTTCAGGTAGCGCATCATGCTTAATTTTTTTAATGTTTCCATGTTCATAACCCTTACAGATAGCGGGAAGCAAGGCTGAGAATTTCACTTTGTGTCGTATTTCTGGTCTCGACAATACCTGCTGCACGACCGTTACTCATCACCAGAATACGATCGGTTATTCCTAGCAACTCAGGCATTTCAGACGAAATAATAATGATACCTTTATCTTTTTTAGCCAGCTCTAATATCAGCTGATAAATTTCAAATTTCGCGCCAACATCAATGCCGCGAGTGGGTTCATCCAGCATCAGTATTTCAGGTCCGGTTAATAACCAACGCCCGATAATGACTTTTTGCTGATTACCTCCTGATAAGGAACCAATCGTGGTTTTATGTGAAGGCGTTTTTACCCGCATGGAGTCAATCACCCACTGAGTATCACTCGACATTTTTTTATTGCTGAGTAAACCTGTGCCTTGTTTATAGTCGTCCAGGTTGGCGATCAAAGCATTAAAACGAATATCGAGGTTGGCGTAGATCCCGGTCGAACGACGCTCTTCTGTCACCAGCGCGAAGCCGTTTTTAATGGCTTCATGCGCGTCACGGTTCGCCACAGCGCTGCCGTGCAGCAGGATTTCACCTTTGCTGCGCTCACGAATACCAAACAAGGTTTCAACGACATCGGTTCGCTTAGACCCGACAAGACCTGCGATGCCAAGCACTTCGCCTTTGCGTAACTCAAAACTGACGTCTTTAATCGAAGGCTGATTCAGTGCGGTCAGGTTTTTCACTTCCAGAATCGGTTCTTTCGGAATGTTATCTTTTTCAGGAAAGCGCTGGGTCAGTTCACGGCCGACCATCATGCTGATAATGTCATCCATGCTCAGGCCTTCCAGCGGCCGGGTATCAATCCATTGCCCGTCCCGCAATATCGTAATTTCGTCACAAATCGAAAAGATCTCTTCCATTTTATGCGAAATATAAATAATGCCGCAGCCTTTGTTTTTCAGCTTATTAATAATGGTAAACAGATGGTTCACTTCTTTTTCAGTCAGAGAAGAAGTCGGTTCATCCATAATCACGATCTTGGCGTTATATGAAAACGCTTTGGCTATCTCAACCATTTGCATTTGAGAAACAGAAAGTGTCGAAACTTTTACTTTTGGATCGATATCAATATCTAATTCTTCAAAAACACGCTTGGTTTCTTCATACATTTTATTCTGGTCAACAAACAGCCCTTTCTTGGGGTATCTGCCTAACCAGATATTATCCATGACTGTGCGCTGCAGTACCTGGTTTAATTCCTGATGAACCATAGACACGCCAGATTCCAGCGCTTCTTTCGATGACTGGAAATTGACCGGTTTACCCAGAAAGACAATCTCACCCTCATCTTTCTCGTAAATACCAAACAAGCACTTTAATAAAGTCGATTTCCCGGCCCCGTTCTCCCCCATTAAGGCATGAATAGAATGAGGACGGACTTTGAGATTGACATTATCCAGGGCTTTTACGCCGGGAAATTCCTTGCTGATCCCTGACATCTCCAGCAGGAATTCATCATTTTGTATTGTCATACAGTCTTACCAATGTGCGGCTGGAAGCCCGGAGAAGCGGTAGCATGCCCCTCCAGGCCTGGATGGAACAAGGCGTGGTTATTTCAGGGTGCTGGCATCAACACCGACGTAAGGAACGCGAACCACTTTGTTCACCACTTTCCAGTGGGTGCCTTCCGTCGCTGAACGGCCGTTGGCAAGGTTACGTGCCAGCTCAAACGTCGCTTTTGCCTGGTTCTGGGCATCGTTCAAGACCGTACCCGCCAGCTCGCCTTTTTTGATCATGCTCAGTGCTTCGTCCAGGGCATCTACACCAAAGACAGGGAGCTGACTTTTACCCACCGCTTTGAGTGATTCCACCGCACCCATCGCCATTCCATCATTATTGGCAATCACAACTTCGATCTTGTTACCGTTTGGACCGGAGATCCAGGCGTCCATTTTGTCTTTCGCCATCGCGGTATCCCACATGCCTGTATCCATGTGCAATTGCTGGGTTTCGATACCGTTGTCGTTAATCGTCTTCACCGAATAAGTGGTACGGGCTTCTGCATCAGGATGGCCCGGTTCACCTTTCAGCATCACAAACTGCAGCTTGCCGTCTTTGTTCAGATCCCATTCCGGATGCGCTTTCCATTGCTTCGCAATCAGATTGCCCTGAATGACGCCCGACTCTTTTGAATCTGTGCCGACGTAATAGGCTTTGTCATAGCTTGCCAGAACGGCGGCACTCGGTTCTTTGTTGTAGAACACAACCGGCACATCATCCATTTTCGCTTTACTGATCACAACCGGTGCTGCCGCCGGGTCAACCAGGTTGATCGCCAGCGCCTGAACGCCCCTTGCCAGCATGATGTCGATCTGATCGTTCTGCATTGACTGACTGTTTTGTGAGTCATTCATCATGATGCGGGTATCACCGTCCTGATTGGCTTCTTTTTCAATCGCCTGGCGCACAACCGACATAAAGTTGTCGTCATATTTATACACAGTCACGCCGACTGTGGTGCCTGCTGTAGCTGATGAAGCGAGTGTAACGCCCGCGCAAAGGGTTGCTAGCAAGGTTAATTTTTTCATCAAACTCGTCCTGTATTCATTATTGGTATACGACTGGGTGTAGGGTTGAGGCCATGCGATTCATGTCGCTTATCCGACCTAACAGCAGCGAGTCTACCCCGACAAAAGTTAATAAAAAGTGATCAACACCAAAAATGTAAACGTTTCCCCTGCACAATAAAAACCTCAGTTATGTAACAAAGCTCTCAGGCAGGTATCAAAACAGCAGCGTTCGGCGGCTGGCATAACACTGAGATAACACTGCAGTTAAATACCTTAAAATCAGATACTTATCGTTTTATCATCTTAATTTATGAGCGATAGGAAGGAATAAATCAGGATACGGCCACCCTCTTCATCGTATTTTTGTAACAAAAAACACGTCGATGAGCCTCACAAAACATGCAGAAACGTCCCCACAGCCTCAGGTTAGCCAAGAGAAGAAAGATTGACCAGATTGATCATGTGAGCAGGAATTCACCCAAAAGTGTAAACGATACCAAAACATCACTAACCATATATCCCGTCACTCATCGCCGGCAAGAATCGGCTTTGAATCAACGCGGTTTGACAGCTCAGCTATACTAAGCTCGTAATCGGCACGATGGATCGGCATTAGTTTTCCAGATGTGATGTTCTGTGAATGAACTATACGACTCATACTCAACCCAGCTCACGGACGAATCACACACCCATTTTTGTGCGGAGGCCGCGATGTCGTCCACCAAATTCAATGACATCATCGATAAACCTACCTTTTTCGGTTCTCTCTTTTTGCTATTTGCTGTGACCTTACCTTTAGTCTTCTTTCCCGAAGCTGGTGCGGCCTGGGTACTGAGCGCCAAAGATTTTGTAACCGATCAGCTTGGCGTGCTCTACCTGATACTCGGCCTGGGTGCGTTTCTGTTTATGGTGTACATCACCTTCAGTGATATCGGCCAGATCAAACTGGGCACCCCGGAGGAAAACCCTGAGTTTTCCACTTTCTCCTGGGCTGCGATGCTGTTTTGCTCAGGGATTGGCGCGTCGATTCTTTACTGGTCAATGATTGAATGGGCTTACTATTATCAGACCCCGCCTTTCGACATTCCCGGCGGTACGCATGAAGCCGCCAAATGGGCCGTCACCTATGGCATTTTTCACTGGGGCCCGCTGGCCTGGTCGATTTACCTGATCCCTGCGCTCCCGATTGCTTATTTCTATTACGTTCGTAACCACAGTGTCCTGAAAATCAGTGAAGCCTTGATGCCGGTACTGGGGGAAGAGCGAGCACGCGGCTGGCTGGGTAAGCTCATCGATGTGTTCTTTATCTTTGGGATGCTCGGCGGCGGGGCAACCACGCTCGGCCTTGCCGCGCCTTTGATCAATCAGGGCGTGCATGAGCTTTTTGGCGTGCCCAATAACCTCTATACCCGCATCGCGGTGCTGATTGTGTGTACCGCCATTTTCGGTTACAGCGCTTACGCCGGCCTGAAAAAAGGCATCCAGTTACTGTCTAATATCAACATGTGGCTGGCCGTCGGCATCTTGCTGTTTATTTTTGTAACCGGGCCCACGCTCTTCATGCTGAACACCGGTCTGGACTCGCTGGGACGGATGATCAATAACCTGTTTGAAATGGCCACCTGGACCGAACCCTTTGCCCAGTTCCGCCAGTTCCCGGACACGCATTTCCCTCAGGACTGGACCATTTTCTATTGGGCCTGGTGGCTGGTATTCGCGCCCAGTGTGGGGCTGTTTATCGCCCGTATCTCCAAAGGGCGAACCATCAAAGCCATGGTGGTCGGCTCGATTTTTTTCGGTACTCTGGGCTGTTTTCTGTTTTTCATGATCATGGGGAATTACGGCATTTACCTGCAACTTTCCGGGCAGTTAGATGTCATTTCCATACTGAACAATCAGGGCGCCACTGCTGCGATTTTCGCCATGCTGCACACCCTGGCCCTCAGTAAACTGGTGGTGCTCGCCTTTACCATCCTGGCGGTGATCTTCACCGCCACCACCTTTGATTCTATTTCCTATATTCTGGCCGCCGTGGTGCAGAAAGAGATCGATGAAGAGCCGGCGCGCTGGAATCGTCTGTTCTGGGCATTTGCGCTGTCTGTCATGCCCATCACTCTGATGTTCATCGGGGGGTTAGATACCCTGCAAACCGCCAGTGTGATCGGGGGTGTTCCTTTGCTGGTTGTTGCCTTGCTGCTGTGTATTTCCATTATTCGTGCAGCGCACTTTGACCTTCGCTATCAACCCGATTATGAGGACAAAGAAATCTATATCGAAGAATTGCCGGATGACGATCCATGGACCGAAGATGGTTCCTGGGATCAGGAAGGACCGGAGGAGCATGGGGTGTCACATGACGATAAACCTCATATTGAGGGGGATCCGGACAGCCACCCTTCAAGGTTGTAATCCTTTATTTCTGAACAGGGCCAACACAGGCTCTGACTGAGTTTTCTCCCATCACAGGAGAGCAAATATGAAATTACTGATTGGCCTGATAGGCGTCGCCGTCGCCTTTTCAGGCTTGGTGATAGCCGCTGAGCCCAGACTGATTCTGGACTTTATCGACCGCCACAAAAAACAACTGTGGCTGCATTTTGCGGCAGTTGCTGTGCGACTGCTGATTGGCTATTTACTGATTGAGTATGCTGACAGTACCACGATTCCTCTCGTGGTATCCGCCATCGGCTGGATATCCATTATTGCGGCGATTTTTCTGTTAATACTGGGACGAGTAAATTTTAAAAAGCTCATCAGTTGGGCGGTTGGTCTGAACGACACTCAGGGACGACTGGCCGGTATATTCGCCACCCTGTTCGGTGCTTTTATGGTGTATATCATTTTGTAAAAAATGCATGTGATTTTATGGTTATCATGCTTCGCCAGGCTATTGTTTCAATGTGCAGTCCAGCACTGGCGCACCATATCCCCAGGTGATTTTCGCTTCGCCCTGATGCTCCCACAGGCTTTCATTGCGTCCGACATATTTGGTGCCGCTGGCGCTTTGCTGCTGATACATCAGCGAGACACTGTCACCGCGTTCGGCAATCAGCGTCGACGGATCGGTCGGATAGTAAGTCGCGATCACTTCACTGCCCGGTTGGTCCGTACAGCGGTAAGTCACAGTCGCTGTGGCCTGAATCAAAGCATATCTGGCCTGCAGCTCAGCAATACGCCGCTGATATTCCGACTCAGTACATGACTTTTTATCATCGGCTTTCCAGCATTCATTGCGGCCTTTCACCCAGCCTCTTTGCTCTGCTTTCAAGGTCGGGGGATGCTCATTCGTCGCTTTATCAGCAGCCTGTTGATAGACCTCAGACAGCTTGTTATCTAACGCGGCTAATGCTTCGTCCTGACAAACCATCGCCTCAATACTGCCATCTGCCACGCCGGTGCACTCAAACGATGGCTGTGCTGCTTTCACCTGATGATAAACCAGCACAGCTGCAGCACTGAGACTGAACACCACCCAGCCAACTCTGAATTTTCTGATTT is from Photobacterium sp. TLY01 and encodes:
- the mglB gene encoding galactose/glucose ABC transporter substrate-binding protein MglB, with protein sequence MKKLTLLATLCAGVTLASSATAGTTVGVTVYKYDDNFMSVVRQAIEKEANQDGDTRIMMNDSQNSQSMQNDQIDIMLARGVQALAINLVDPAAAPVVISKAKMDDVPVVFYNKEPSAAVLASYDKAYYVGTDSKESGVIQGNLIAKQWKAHPEWDLNKDGKLQFVMLKGEPGHPDAEARTTYSVKTINDNGIETQQLHMDTGMWDTAMAKDKMDAWISGPNGNKIEVVIANNDGMAMGAVESLKAVGKSQLPVFGVDALDEALSMIKKGELAGTVLNDAQNQAKATFELARNLANGRSATEGTHWKVVNKVVRVPYVGVDASTLK
- a CDS encoding BCCT family transporter, with product MSSTKFNDIIDKPTFFGSLFLLFAVTLPLVFFPEAGAAWVLSAKDFVTDQLGVLYLILGLGAFLFMVYITFSDIGQIKLGTPEENPEFSTFSWAAMLFCSGIGASILYWSMIEWAYYYQTPPFDIPGGTHEAAKWAVTYGIFHWGPLAWSIYLIPALPIAYFYYVRNHSVLKISEALMPVLGEERARGWLGKLIDVFFIFGMLGGGATTLGLAAPLINQGVHELFGVPNNLYTRIAVLIVCTAIFGYSAYAGLKKGIQLLSNINMWLAVGILLFIFVTGPTLFMLNTGLDSLGRMINNLFEMATWTEPFAQFRQFPDTHFPQDWTIFYWAWWLVFAPSVGLFIARISKGRTIKAMVVGSIFFGTLGCFLFFMIMGNYGIYLQLSGQLDVISILNNQGATAAIFAMLHTLALSKLVVLAFTILAVIFTATTFDSISYILAAVVQKEIDEEPARWNRLFWAFALSVMPITLMFIGGLDTLQTASVIGGVPLLVVALLLCISIIRAAHFDLRYQPDYEDKEIYIEELPDDDPWTEDGSWDQEGPEEHGVSHDDKPHIEGDPDSHPSRL
- a CDS encoding MliC family protein; its protein translation is MKIRKFRVGWVVFSLSAAAVLVYHQVKAAQPSFECTGVADGSIEAMVCQDEALAALDNKLSEVYQQAADKATNEHPPTLKAEQRGWVKGRNECWKADDKKSCTESEYQRRIAELQARYALIQATATVTYRCTDQPGSEVIATYYPTDPSTLIAERGDSVSLMYQQQSASGTKYVGRNESLWEHQGEAKITWGYGAPVLDCTLKQ